In a genomic window of Occallatibacter riparius:
- a CDS encoding ABC transporter permease — protein MSEPRELWRRVRMLFHRRRFQADLEEEMRLHLELRTQEHAENGLSAEAARRMAYRKFGNPTVIREKSYKAWGWEWLESLVQDVRFALRQLWKTPGFTVTAILTLALGIGANSAIFTLVNAVLLKDLPVVDPQSLVRLGDSDQCCVNRGPEDGNNYSIHSTDTWHRFQKNPEFEELAAMQAGLNALVVRREHSDESAHSVNAEFVSGNYFHMFGLRTAAGRLLQNSDDVQGAPATAVMSYALWERDYERDPSVVGSIFRVNTNPVTIVGIAPEQFYGDRMQSTPPAIYLPIESMSAIRGKDYVDEPEARWLYLIGRVKPGTALAQLQVKLSVQLRQMFATNKFFSGAHRPLIDRVQVPLTPGGAGIQNMQDSYRSNLHLLQWIAGLVLLIACANVANLLLVRGTGRRMEMSLRTALGAARARIVRQLLTESVLLALIGGVSALAVSYIGAELLLKLAFPSSQDLPIHATPSPTVLGFAIALSLVTGVLFGVAPAWISASEQPADVLRSGSRTTTGGISVLQRALVVIQAALSLVLLVGAGVFAQSLSKLEHLDLKLDSTNRYIVHFDPQSAGYTSAQLAVLYPTIEDRFHQIPGMVKVGISTYTPMEMYNDNMNVRIQGKPDPDRSSSYVWVNSEYFDSVGTRVVMGRGFAAQDTTKTAAVAVVNQSFLKACFKPGENPIGTRLGGTNSPGDFEIVGVVQDTTYGSVYWKDHSMFFLRLLQRPAGDKKPTNYVFARAIVLETGQPMDNMETLARQTLTRINPNLSVVKFQTFSSQIGEQFTDARMLSRLMTLFGALALLLAAVGLYGVTAYGVERRTSEIGVRMALGAERGSVVAMVLRGAMLQTVIGLAIGVPVAFYGVALVKSQLYEMKTVNSGALAVAIGTLLATACVAVLIPARRAASVDPARALRQE, from the coding sequence ATGAGTGAGCCACGCGAGCTTTGGCGCCGAGTGCGTATGCTGTTTCATCGGCGACGGTTTCAGGCGGATCTCGAAGAGGAGATGCGCCTGCACCTGGAGTTGAGAACGCAGGAGCATGCGGAGAATGGCCTGAGCGCAGAGGCAGCGCGACGGATGGCTTATCGGAAATTTGGCAATCCGACCGTAATCAGGGAGAAGAGCTATAAGGCATGGGGATGGGAATGGCTGGAGAGCCTGGTGCAGGATGTGCGGTTCGCGCTGCGGCAGTTGTGGAAGACGCCAGGGTTTACGGTGACTGCGATCCTGACGCTCGCGCTGGGCATTGGCGCGAATTCGGCGATCTTCACCCTGGTAAACGCCGTGCTGCTGAAGGATCTTCCGGTAGTCGACCCTCAGTCTCTGGTGCGTTTGGGCGACTCCGACCAGTGCTGCGTGAATCGCGGTCCCGAAGACGGCAATAACTACTCGATCCACTCCACCGATACTTGGCACCGGTTCCAAAAGAATCCTGAGTTTGAGGAACTGGCTGCAATGCAGGCGGGGCTGAACGCGCTGGTGGTGCGACGCGAGCACTCGGACGAGTCCGCACACTCGGTCAATGCGGAATTCGTCTCCGGCAACTACTTTCACATGTTCGGGCTGCGGACCGCTGCTGGACGGCTGCTCCAGAACAGCGATGACGTGCAGGGCGCTCCGGCCACCGCCGTGATGAGCTATGCGCTGTGGGAGCGTGATTATGAGCGTGACCCCTCAGTTGTTGGATCCATTTTCAGGGTCAACACCAACCCAGTGACTATCGTGGGCATCGCTCCGGAGCAGTTTTATGGCGATCGCATGCAGAGCACGCCGCCGGCGATTTATCTCCCTATCGAATCGATGTCGGCGATTCGAGGCAAGGACTACGTTGATGAGCCGGAAGCGCGGTGGCTCTACCTGATTGGCCGTGTGAAACCGGGCACAGCGCTCGCTCAGCTGCAGGTGAAGCTCTCGGTCCAGTTGCGGCAGATGTTCGCCACAAACAAATTTTTCTCGGGTGCCCACCGCCCCTTGATTGATCGCGTGCAGGTTCCTCTTACTCCGGGCGGTGCAGGCATCCAGAATATGCAGGATTCCTACCGGTCGAACCTGCATCTGCTGCAGTGGATCGCCGGGCTGGTGTTGTTGATTGCCTGCGCCAACGTCGCGAATCTTCTGCTGGTACGTGGCACGGGGCGCAGGATGGAGATGAGCCTGCGCACCGCGCTGGGTGCGGCTCGGGCGCGGATTGTGCGTCAGTTGCTTACAGAGAGCGTGCTTCTGGCATTGATCGGCGGCGTCTCTGCACTGGCGGTTTCGTATATCGGAGCGGAACTGCTGCTGAAGCTGGCTTTCCCGTCCTCGCAGGATCTGCCCATCCATGCGACTCCCTCGCCGACGGTGCTTGGATTTGCGATTGCGCTTTCGCTGGTCACCGGGGTGCTGTTCGGTGTCGCTCCGGCTTGGATCTCGGCGAGCGAACAGCCTGCGGATGTGCTGCGCAGCGGCTCGCGTACGACGACGGGAGGGATCTCGGTGCTTCAGCGCGCGCTGGTGGTGATACAGGCAGCGCTTTCGCTGGTGCTGCTGGTGGGTGCGGGTGTGTTTGCACAGAGCCTCAGCAAGCTCGAGCATCTAGACCTGAAGCTTGACTCCACCAACCGCTACATCGTTCACTTCGATCCGCAGTCTGCGGGCTATACTTCGGCGCAGTTGGCGGTTCTCTACCCGACGATCGAAGACCGCTTCCACCAGATTCCCGGTATGGTCAAGGTCGGTATCAGCACCTACACGCCGATGGAGATGTACAACGACAATATGAATGTCAGGATCCAGGGGAAACCGGATCCGGATCGAAGTTCGTCGTACGTATGGGTCAACTCGGAGTACTTTGACTCCGTAGGTACGCGCGTGGTCATGGGCCGCGGGTTCGCCGCGCAGGACACAACCAAGACGGCCGCTGTCGCGGTGGTTAACCAATCGTTCTTGAAGGCCTGCTTCAAGCCAGGGGAGAACCCGATCGGTACGCGCCTCGGAGGCACGAATTCGCCAGGCGATTTCGAGATCGTCGGTGTTGTGCAAGACACTACCTACGGCAGCGTGTATTGGAAGGACCACTCCATGTTCTTCCTTCGTCTGCTGCAGCGGCCGGCGGGGGACAAGAAGCCGACAAACTACGTGTTTGCCAGAGCGATTGTGCTGGAGACAGGCCAACCCATGGACAACATGGAGACGCTGGCGCGACAGACCCTTACCCGGATCAATCCGAACCTGTCTGTGGTGAAGTTCCAGACGTTCAGTTCGCAGATTGGAGAGCAGTTCACAGATGCGCGGATGCTCTCGCGGCTGATGACGCTCTTCGGCGCCCTCGCACTGCTGCTAGCGGCAGTCGGACTATACGGAGTTACCGCCTATGGGGTCGAGCGGCGCACGAGCGAGATCGGTGTGCGGATGGCCCTCGGCGCCGAGCGCGGTAGCGTCGTTGCGATGGTTCTGCGCGGCGCGATGCTGCAGACAGTGATTGGACTAGCGATTGGAGTGCCGGTGGCGTTCTACGGGGTAGCGCTGGTGAAGTCGCAACTTTATGAGATGAAGACGGTGAACTCCGGAGCACTGGCGGTGGCAATCGGAACTTTGCTAGCGACGGCGTGCGTCGCCGTATTGATACCGGCACGGCGTGCGGCCTCTGTCGATCCTGCGCGGGCGCTGCGGCAGGAGTAG
- a CDS encoding putative quinol monooxygenase has translation MNRFGILVTLQARPGRESDVEQFLKSALPLVEAETGTTTWFAIRIGPSMFGIFDTFKDEAGRATHLSGEVAKALLARADELFVTAPDIKTVDILAEKL, from the coding sequence ATGAACCGATTCGGAATACTGGTGACCCTGCAGGCAAGACCTGGAAGAGAGAGTGACGTAGAACAGTTCCTCAAGTCTGCGCTTCCTCTCGTCGAAGCTGAAACCGGCACGACTACATGGTTTGCGATCAGGATTGGACCATCGATGTTCGGCATCTTTGACACATTCAAAGACGAAGCGGGAAGAGCAACTCACCTGAGCGGAGAGGTCGCGAAGGCTCTCCTTGCCCGCGCCGACGAACTCTTCGTCACCGCTCCGGATATCAAGACAGTGGATATCTTGGCTGAAAAGCTGTAG
- a CDS encoding peroxiredoxin family protein: MKQVHDFVDYALDFAAKHTKVLLVYPGPPVDLDQHAKEFLAKQPELPANIVLVTDSDYKMTNLYALRRDAPQETAYPSTFILDKKGMIAFEKISHSHGDCQSAHDALDHLAAN, from the coding sequence GTGAAGCAGGTTCACGATTTTGTAGATTACGCGTTGGACTTCGCAGCCAAGCATACTAAGGTCCTCCTGGTCTATCCCGGTCCGCCCGTTGACCTCGACCAGCATGCCAAAGAGTTCCTGGCGAAGCAGCCTGAGCTTCCTGCAAACATAGTGCTCGTAACCGACTCAGACTACAAGATGACAAACCTCTACGCGCTACGTCGGGATGCGCCGCAGGAGACGGCTTACCCCTCGACGTTCATTCTCGACAAGAAAGGCATGATCGCCTTCGAGAAGATCAGCCACAGCCACGGAGATTGCCAGTCGGCTCACGATGCACTCGATCACCTCGCTGCGAATTAA